A window of Deltaproteobacteria bacterium genomic DNA:
ACGGAGGCGTCACGCCGGAGGTCGCGGCGCTTGGCGTCGACGGCATCCGAAAGCGCGTGAGCGGCGAGCTGCGGCGCATGGACGCCGCGCGTGCGGGTGCCGTGGGCAAGCAACTGCTCTCGCCCGAAGCAGGGCTCGACGCGCTCCTCGCGCTTCAGCTGCCCGAGATCGCGGGCTACCCGGGCTGGCTCATCGCGCACCAAGAAGGCCCGCTCTGGTTTCGCGGCTTCTCGCAGTGGAGTGACGCCGAGCTCGCGGAAAGGCTGCCGGGAATCCTGAAGGCGCTGCGCGCGGAACGAATCGTCGTCGGGCACACGGTCCAACTGCCTGCGCGGATTCGCGCGCGCGCCGGCGGACGCGTGCTGCTCGCGGACACGGGCTTGCTCGGTCCGCCCGCGTATCCCGGCGGTGCTCCGCTCGCGCTCGAGCTGCGCGGCGACGCGCTCACGGCGATCCGCGTCGACGGCGAGCGCATCACGATCACGCCGGAACCCTGAGGAGCACGAACGCGGCTCGTCGCCGTCGCGCCCGGAGGCTCGGCTGCTCGCTAGACGGAGCTCTTGCGGCACTCCTTCGCCAGCGTCGCGTTCGACTTCGCGGTGTCGGCGGCCCAATCGTAGAAGCGGTCCAGGAACTCGAGCGCGCGCTTTCGCCGCTGCGCATTCAGCTCGGGCTGCGCATCGAACAGCGCCTTCATCTCGGCGCGCTTCGCGACGAGCTCGTCGATCGCGGCGCGATGCTCCCCGGGCGCGCGGCAGCGGCCGCGAAACACGCGCTGCGTCACGCGCTGGATGCCGAGGCCGGCGGTGGGCATCGCGTACGGCGGATTCACGACGCCAGTCTGGTCGAAGTCGTACGGGATCACGGTGATCACGCCGGACGGAAAGCGGTACGCGCGCGCGTTGTGACAACAGCCGCTGTCGGCGCTCGCGACGAGCGAGAAGTCCGTCATCCCGATCATGTAGTAGAACATCTCGACACGCCGCGCGGCCACCGGATCGAGTGCGGTCGCTTCGATGCGGGTTTCCTTCACGCGCTCCGCGCCGATCCGCTTCGCGAGGTTCGTCCCGTCCTCGATCACGAACCCGGCGCGCTCGAAGCGCGGCTTCGTATCGCCGGGGTCGAAGTAGCGCACGTGCAGCAGCCGCACGCGAAAGTGGTGCGGCGTGAGCAGTGCGTAGCTCCGGTAGAGCAGGTACTCGAGCAGCACGTTCTGCTCGAACTCCTGCCCCGATTTGCAGTGCGTCACCAGCTTCAGCTCGCCGATCCCGCGAAACAGCGTGCCCTTGCGGGACTCTTTGGCGAGGTCGAGGCGCAGCGGCGGGAACTCGCACACGTCGCGGCTGAGGCGCGAGCGGCCGCGCGTCTCGATCTGGATCGGGAGCTCGACGCGACCGCTCGCTCCGTCGTACGCGAGCTTCGCCGGCCGCGGTGTCGGAGTCTCCGAGCGGTCACGGCGAATCGTCGACCAGT
This region includes:
- a CDS encoding metallophosphoesterase encodes the protein MKRGLRALAACLLLLIATAGIAKQPRRIVVIGDVHGGHAQLAALLAGAGITDASGRWIARDTTLLQLGDLLDRGAGEREVLDLLMRLQKEARNGRGEVIVLLGNHEAMSMLGDLRYATPQGDASFGGAEARRLALAPKGKYGRWLRSLPAIARIGGTVFVHGGVTPEVAALGVDGIRKRVSGELRRMDAARAGAVGKQLLSPEAGLDALLALQLPEIAGYPGWLIAHQEGPLWFRGFSQWSDAELAERLPGILKALRAERIVVGHTVQLPARIRARAGGRVLLADTGLLGPPAYPGGAPLALELRGDALTAIRVDGERITITPEP